AGTGAGGCAATATAGAGCGCCTCAACCTCGGATCGCGCCCAGGGGGTACGGCGAAGAAACTTAAGGCTGGACTTGATACTGGGATCGCTTTTAAAGCAGTTGATGTTGATGCGCTCAGCGAGACCGCTCCAGCTGTAGCGTTCCACCAGCCGGGTGAGCAGCGCTTCCAGGGTCACGCCGTGTAGCGGGTCTTTTGATTGATTCACAGTCATTTTCTGTCCGGGTCGGTAACGATGCGCACACCATACTGGCGGCACACCGGTTATGCAAGGCGCAGGCGTTAACAGACTCTGACACTGAACGCCCCTGCCGTTTCGGTTTCCGCCTCCTGCATCACCGCCAGAATACGCTGCAGCGCCACCCCGGCAGAATGCCGGGTAAGATGCCGCAGCACAATGCGCAGCGGCAGCGGCACGCCGCCGGTCAGCACATCCCACAGCGCATCCAGGTTGTCGCCAAAGTCATCCAGCCCGAATTTCTCGGCAAACAGCCGGTAGAAATCCTGCTCATCGTTCACGTCCTGCAAATCGAAGCTGACCAGCTGCATTTCAGTTCACCTGCTCAAAGTGGCGATAGTGATCGCGGGTGACGTAAATCAGGCCGTCGCTCGACCAGAGCATCCGGTCGCTGCCGCGTCGCCCGCACTGATAGTTCACATCCGCCTCAAACCATTTGCGCCCCGCTTTTTCCGGCAGACCGCCCTCGCGGTTGCTGAAGCGATCGCCACCGATGGCCCTGCCCGGCAGAACCTGGCAAAGATTCCCGCGCGCGGGATCCCAGCCCTGGCGGCGCGCTTCATTTTTACGGATATAGTAGTCCGGCAGGCGCTGATGCTGCTGCAGATAGCCCGCCACGCGGCGCTGCTGCGTCAGAGCGCTGATATCCTCGTTTTGCACTGCGTCTGCAGAATGAGCGGTCTGGCCGGGCTGCCCGCTCTGATGCTGCTTCGGCTGTTGCTGTTGCTGCGACTGTGGACTGTGCTCGGCCGATGGCCTCAGCCCGGCATAGCTGGCGATCAGGGCAAGGACCCCGGCGATAATCAGTTTTTTATTCATCGTCCATTCAATAGCTGGCGTTCTCAGGCAGAGAATCAGGTGGCTCATTACCGAATTATAAGTAAAAAAAGGGACCGCCTGGGTCCCTTTTCTGCCGAAAACTGCCGGAAAGTTACTTATTCTCGTACTGTTTCATATTGGCCTGGGTCACCAGCTCAAACGGGATCCAGTGGTAGGAATCCAGTTTTTCGCCTTTGACCATCCGCAGCGCCACGTCAACCGAGGCTTTGCCCTGGC
The sequence above is a segment of the Erwinia sp. SLM-02 genome. Coding sequences within it:
- a CDS encoding VF530 family DNA-binding protein; translated protein: MTVNQSKDPLHGVTLEALLTRLVERYSWSGLAERININCFKSDPSIKSSLKFLRRTPWARSEVEALYIASLDEPQAAPADNPWANHRRRDD
- a CDS encoding ribonuclease domain-containing protein; its protein translation is MNKKLIIAGVLALIASYAGLRPSAEHSPQSQQQQQPKQHQSGQPGQTAHSADAVQNEDISALTQQRRVAGYLQQHQRLPDYYIRKNEARRQGWDPARGNLCQVLPGRAIGGDRFSNREGGLPEKAGRKWFEADVNYQCGRRGSDRMLWSSDGLIYVTRDHYRHFEQVN
- a CDS encoding barstar family protein, which translates into the protein MQLVSFDLQDVNDEQDFYRLFAEKFGLDDFGDNLDALWDVLTGGVPLPLRIVLRHLTRHSAGVALQRILAVMQEAETETAGAFSVRVC